The Solanum pennellii chromosome 11, SPENNV200 genome contains a region encoding:
- the LOC107002949 gene encoding actin-related protein 7, with product MEAVVVDAGSKLLKAGFAIPDQTPAMVIPTQMKRIPEDDEGSLFEEEEVAVDPIERGFVKDWDAMEDLLHHVLYSGLGWEIGNEGQILFTDPLCTPKAIREQLVQLMFETFNISGFYASEQAVLSLYAVGRISGCTVDVGHGKIDIAPVIEGAVQHIASRRLEVGGLDLTKLLADELSKSNPTVKLNISDVEKLKEQYACCADDDIAYEKLQHSCLQEKHTLPDGQVITIGKERYTVGEALFQPSIIGNDTHGIVEQLVHSISSVSSENHRQLLENTVLCGGTATLTGFEDRFQREATLCSSAVRPSLVKPPEYMPENLTSYSAWIGGAILAKVVFPQNQHITKADYDESGPSVVHRKCF from the exons ATGGAGGCAGTAGTAGTGGATGCTGGTTCTAAATTGCTCAAAGCTGGTTTCGCTATTCCAGATCAAACTCCTGCTatg GTAATACCAACCCAAATGAAACGCATTCCTGAAGATGATGAAGGTTCCTTGTTTGAGGAGGAGGAAGTGGCTGTGGATCCCATTGAGAGGGGTTTCGTTAAAGATTGGGATGCAATGGAAGACCTGTTGCATCATGTTCTTTATTCTGGTCTTGGTTGGGAAATTGGAAATGAAGGTCAAATTTTGTTCACTGACCCGCTCTGCACTCCCAAG GCTATTAGGGAACAATTGGTGCAGTTGATGTTTGAAACATTCAACATCTCGGGGTTTTATGCCTCTGAGCAGGCAGTACTGTCGCTTTATGCAGTTGGACGCATATCTGGCTGTACTGTTGATGTTGGTCATGGGAAAATTG ATATTGCACCTGTCATTGAGGGTGCTGTTCAGCACATAGCATCAAGAAGGTTGGAAGTTGGGGGATTGGATTTGACAAAGCTACTAGCAGATGAGCTTAGTAAATCAAATCCCACGGTGAAACTCAATATTTCTGATGTTGaaaaattgaaagagcagtATGCATGCTGTGCTGATGATGATATTGCCTATGAGAAGCTTCAACACTCTTGCCTGCAAGAGAAACATACTCTGCCTGATGGCCAG GTAATCACAATTGGAAAAGAAAGATACACTGTTGGAGAGGCATTGTTTCAACCATCTATTATAGGCAATGATACTCATGGAATAGTTGAGCAGCTTGTTCATAGTATTTCGTCTGTGTCATCTGAAAATCATCGCCAGCTGCTAGAGAACACGGTACTTTGTGGTGGCACTGCTACTTTAACCG GGTTTGAAGATCGGTTTCAGAGAGAAGCTACCCTTTGCTCATCAGCAGTTCGTCCTTCACTCGTAAAG CCTCCAGAATATATGCCAGAAAACTTGACTTCATATTCAGCATGGATTGGTGGTGCTATACTTGCCAAAGTTGTCTTCCCTCAAAACCAGCACATAACCAAAGCTGATTACGACGAGAGTGGACCTTCTGTTGTTCATCGAAAATGCTTTTAA